Proteins encoded in a region of the Phoenix dactylifera cultivar Barhee BC4 chromosome 3, palm_55x_up_171113_PBpolish2nd_filt_p, whole genome shotgun sequence genome:
- the LOC103703349 gene encoding dnaJ homolog subfamily B member 3-like isoform X2 → MDADGAGSDGSCYYSLLGIRRNASSSDIRTAYRKQALKWHPDRWAKDPTAMGEAKRRFQRIQEAYSVLSDQGKRAIYDAGLYDPLEEDDQDFTDFMQEMLAMMDSVKTEPDSLEDLQKMLADIVNGDGRATGFGSAHHSDASRGASDASKRTRVAPRTAMRR, encoded by the exons ATGGACGCCGATGGGGCCGGATCCGACGGCTCCTGTTACTACTCCCTCCTCGGGATTCGGCGGAACGCCTCCTCCTCCGATATCCGCACCGCTTATCGCAAGCAAGCCCTG AAATGGCATCCGGACCGGTGGGCGAAGGACCCGACCGCGATGGGGGAAGCGAAGCGGCGATTCCAGCGGATCCAGGAGGCCTACTCCG TTCTCTCCGACCAGGGCAAGCGCGCCATTTACGACGCCGGCCTCTACGACCCCCTCGAGGAGGACGACCAG GATTTCACTGATTTCATGCAAGAAATGCTGGCGATGATGGATAGCGTGAAAACGGAG CCGGATAGCTTGGAGGACCTGCAGAAGATGCTGGCGGACATAGTGAACGGCGACGGTCGGGCCACCGGGTTCGGCTCGGCCCACCACAGCGACGCGAGCCGAGGGGCGTCCGATGCCTCGAAGAGGACGCGTGTCGCGCCTCGCACTGCGATGCGTCGGTGA
- the LOC103703349 gene encoding chaperone protein DnaJ-like isoform X1, translating into MDADGAGSDGSCYYSLLGIRRNASSSDIRTAYRKQALKWHPDRWAKDPTAMGEAKRRFQRIQEAYSVLSDQGKRAIYDAGLYDPLEEDDQDFTDFMQEMLAMMDSVKTEKPDSLEDLQKMLADIVNGDGRATGFGSAHHSDASRGASDASKRTRVAPRTAMRR; encoded by the exons ATGGACGCCGATGGGGCCGGATCCGACGGCTCCTGTTACTACTCCCTCCTCGGGATTCGGCGGAACGCCTCCTCCTCCGATATCCGCACCGCTTATCGCAAGCAAGCCCTG AAATGGCATCCGGACCGGTGGGCGAAGGACCCGACCGCGATGGGGGAAGCGAAGCGGCGATTCCAGCGGATCCAGGAGGCCTACTCCG TTCTCTCCGACCAGGGCAAGCGCGCCATTTACGACGCCGGCCTCTACGACCCCCTCGAGGAGGACGACCAG GATTTCACTGATTTCATGCAAGAAATGCTGGCGATGATGGATAGCGTGAAAACGGAG AAGCCGGATAGCTTGGAGGACCTGCAGAAGATGCTGGCGGACATAGTGAACGGCGACGGTCGGGCCACCGGGTTCGGCTCGGCCCACCACAGCGACGCGAGCCGAGGGGCGTCCGATGCCTCGAAGAGGACGCGTGTCGCGCCTCGCACTGCGATGCGTCGGTGA
- the LOC103703349 gene encoding dnaJ homolog subfamily B member 6-like isoform X3, protein MDADGAGSDGSCYYSLLGIRRNASSSDIRTAYRKQALKWHPDRWAKDPTAMGEAKRRFQRIQEAYSVLSDQGKRAIYDAGLYDPLEEDDQDFTDFMQEMLAMMDSVKTEISRPSSSAVRYW, encoded by the exons ATGGACGCCGATGGGGCCGGATCCGACGGCTCCTGTTACTACTCCCTCCTCGGGATTCGGCGGAACGCCTCCTCCTCCGATATCCGCACCGCTTATCGCAAGCAAGCCCTG AAATGGCATCCGGACCGGTGGGCGAAGGACCCGACCGCGATGGGGGAAGCGAAGCGGCGATTCCAGCGGATCCAGGAGGCCTACTCCG TTCTCTCCGACCAGGGCAAGCGCGCCATTTACGACGCCGGCCTCTACGACCCCCTCGAGGAGGACGACCAG GATTTCACTGATTTCATGCAAGAAATGCTGGCGATGATGGATAGCGTGAAAACGGAG ATCAGCCGTCCATCCAGTTCTGCCGTCCGGTATTGGTGA